One segment of Niabella beijingensis DNA contains the following:
- a CDS encoding Crp/Fnr family transcriptional regulator, whose amino-acid sequence MATEFLLENIKKHVTLTPADEEKLAETCQVKRIKKKQFFLQEGEVQRQLVFVIDGCLRSYSVDENGFEHILQFAPPGWWISDMRSMLEQTPASLNIDAVDESEIIVISKSDLDRLYKEIASFDRFFRILSERSIATHQHRLIDSLSLTAKERYTNFCRQYPSLITCLPQKYVASYIGITPEFLSKMLKEPIKK is encoded by the coding sequence ATGGCTACAGAGTTCCTGTTGGAGAATATTAAGAAGCACGTTACGCTGACCCCGGCGGATGAGGAAAAGCTGGCAGAAACCTGCCAGGTAAAGCGGATCAAAAAAAAGCAGTTCTTTTTACAGGAGGGCGAGGTGCAGCGGCAGCTCGTGTTTGTGATTGACGGATGCCTGAGAAGCTATTCTGTGGATGAAAATGGTTTTGAGCACATTCTTCAGTTTGCACCGCCGGGCTGGTGGATCAGTGATATGCGGAGTATGCTGGAACAAACACCCGCGTCCCTGAACATTGATGCCGTTGATGAAAGTGAAATTATCGTAATCAGTAAATCCGATCTCGACCGGCTGTATAAAGAGATCGCATCGTTCGACCGTTTCTTCCGGATTCTTTCCGAACGTTCCATCGCCACCCACCAGCACCGCCTGATCGATTCGCTCAGTCTGACAGCAAAGGAACGGTACACGAATTTCTGCCGGCAATATCCTTCTCTCATCACCTGTCTTCCCCAGAAATATGTAGCTTCCTATATCGGCATTACACCGGAGTTCCTCAGCAAAATGCTCAAAGAGCCCATCAAGAAGTAG
- a CDS encoding alpha-ketoacid dehydrogenase subunit alpha/beta — translation MTTDRKGLDAGQLTELYRQLLYPRLIEEKMLVFLRQGKISKWFSGIGQEAIAVGATRAMQPDEWIMPLHRNLGVFTARNMPLSQLFMQWQGMQEGYSKGRERSFHFGSTAHHICGMISHLGPQLAVADGVALAYRLDDVPRVALAFSGEGGTSEGDFHEALNIAAVWDLPVIFLVENNGYALSTPVQEQFRCISLADKARGYGMEGVTIDGNDLLTVYDTIKGVREYCLRYKKPYLVECMTFRMRGHEEASGTKYVPEELFALWAQKDPVKQYEEFLLSEQLITEEEINETRQLLKQQVEQELEAADKGSLLVIDTAEELRSVYAEPAAAAIPVTAGMPVTEKRFVEAVRDGLHQCLEKNENLVLMGQDIAEYGGAFKVTEGLLAVFGKDRIRNTPICESAVVGAALGLSLEGKKAVVEMQFADFVSVGFNQIVNNLAKIHYRWGQSADVVIRMPTGGGVGAGPFHSQSNEAWFMHTPGLKVVYPATPADAKGLLIAAINDPNPVLFFEHKALYRSSSGPVPDGMYTVEIGKARTVCKGEDITIITYGMGVVWAEEYAAAHPEISLEILDLRSLLPLDYDAIRASVKRTGKVLVLHEDTLTAGTGAEIAAWIGEHCFNMLDAPVLRCASLDTPVPFNKELEQNFLAKKRLDQCIEELMNY, via the coding sequence ATGACAACGGACAGAAAGGGTCTGGATGCCGGCCAGTTAACAGAACTGTACCGGCAATTGCTCTATCCACGATTGATCGAGGAAAAAATGCTGGTGTTCCTGCGTCAGGGAAAGATCAGCAAATGGTTCAGTGGCATCGGGCAGGAAGCAATAGCAGTGGGGGCTACACGGGCCATGCAGCCCGATGAATGGATCATGCCTCTGCACCGGAACCTGGGTGTATTTACCGCCCGCAATATGCCGTTAAGCCAATTGTTTATGCAATGGCAGGGGATGCAGGAAGGGTATTCAAAAGGGCGGGAACGGAGTTTTCATTTTGGAAGTACGGCACATCATATCTGCGGAATGATCTCTCACCTGGGGCCACAGCTGGCGGTTGCGGATGGAGTGGCCCTGGCCTACCGGCTGGATGATGTACCCCGGGTTGCGTTGGCCTTTAGCGGTGAGGGCGGAACCAGTGAAGGGGATTTTCATGAAGCGCTGAATATAGCTGCTGTCTGGGATCTGCCGGTGATTTTTTTGGTGGAGAACAACGGGTATGCATTGAGCACGCCTGTACAGGAGCAGTTCCGCTGTATATCGCTGGCCGATAAAGCCCGGGGATACGGCATGGAAGGTGTTACCATTGATGGGAATGACCTTCTTACGGTTTATGATACCATAAAAGGTGTAAGGGAATATTGCCTGCGTTATAAAAAACCCTACCTGGTGGAATGTATGACCTTCCGCATGCGGGGACATGAGGAAGCAAGCGGTACCAAATATGTTCCGGAAGAATTGTTTGCGCTGTGGGCACAGAAAGACCCGGTAAAACAATATGAAGAATTTCTTTTAAGCGAACAGCTTATTACAGAAGAGGAAATAAATGAAACCCGGCAGCTGTTAAAACAACAGGTAGAGCAAGAACTGGAGGCCGCTGATAAGGGCAGCCTGCTGGTAATTGATACGGCCGAAGAGTTGCGGTCGGTTTATGCTGAACCGGCGGCAGCGGCTATACCGGTAACTGCCGGTATGCCCGTAACGGAAAAGCGGTTTGTGGAAGCGGTGCGGGACGGCCTGCATCAGTGCCTGGAGAAAAATGAAAACCTGGTACTGATGGGGCAGGACATTGCAGAATACGGAGGTGCCTTCAAGGTAACCGAAGGACTGTTGGCCGTTTTTGGGAAGGACCGCATCCGGAATACGCCCATCTGCGAAAGCGCCGTGGTGGGGGCTGCACTGGGCCTGAGCCTGGAAGGAAAGAAGGCGGTGGTGGAGATGCAGTTTGCAGACTTTGTATCCGTAGGGTTTAACCAGATCGTTAATAACCTGGCAAAGATCCATTACCGCTGGGGACAATCTGCCGATGTGGTGATACGCATGCCCACCGGCGGTGGTGTGGGGGCGGGGCCATTCCACAGCCAGAGCAATGAGGCCTGGTTTATGCATACACCCGGCTTAAAGGTCGTTTATCCCGCTACACCCGCTGATGCAAAAGGGCTGCTGATCGCGGCCATCAATGACCCGAACCCTGTCCTGTTTTTTGAGCACAAGGCATTGTACCGGAGCAGCAGCGGACCGGTGCCCGATGGAATGTACACGGTTGAAATTGGTAAGGCAAGAACCGTGTGTAAAGGAGAAGATATTACGATTATTACCTATGGTATGGGCGTGGTTTGGGCGGAGGAATATGCCGCGGCGCACCCGGAAATTTCCCTGGAGATACTGGACCTGCGCAGCCTGTTGCCGCTGGATTATGACGCGATCCGGGCATCGGTGAAACGCACCGGAAAAGTACTGGTATTACATGAGGACACACTTACTGCGGGAACGGGAGCAGAAATAGCCGCATGGATCGGGGAGCATTGTTTCAATATGCTGGATGCGCCCGTGCTGCGGTGCGCTTCCCTGGACACACCGGTTCCGTTCAACAAAGAACTGGAGCAGAACTTCCTGGCAAAGAAGCGGCTGGACCAGTGCATTGAGGAATTGATGAATTATTGA
- a CDS encoding DUF4421 family protein yields MKRTILLLFFLSAAALVFCQDVTTPQSPYDTSFYKRYNHRLTLGPLLIKKNSVYSTHAKDGEFPLKYSTNSPTRLGMTIGYDWLSVSGSVGLGTLDPDYKKEKGKTRSANFQMSVNGRSLLGDLHFQVNKGFYLRGQQDPSFAAGDYYVRPDIKTQIFGATFRKILNGDRFSIKAPFVYDSWQQRSAGSFLIGGEFIYGNAQGDSAFVPANLSTHFPNATVRYMRYIMFGPTAGYAHTFVVKKHLFFTGVVSVNGDAAQTFEKTTTGEERTRWYFSPNLSLRGAAGYNTEKWELTASIISNRFFIGSNEKDANYQNYSDQFRLVYVRRINAGKTIPAIINWGRRAINNLGFGWVLD; encoded by the coding sequence ATGAAGAGAACGATCCTCCTTTTATTTTTTCTGAGCGCCGCCGCTCTGGTCTTTTGCCAGGATGTTACTACTCCACAATCACCTTATGATACCAGCTTTTATAAACGGTATAATCACCGGCTGACACTGGGACCGCTGCTGATCAAGAAGAACAGTGTCTATTCCACACATGCAAAAGACGGGGAGTTCCCGCTGAAATATTCAACCAACAGCCCTACCCGGCTCGGTATGACCATCGGGTACGACTGGCTGTCGGTAAGCGGTTCCGTGGGACTGGGTACCCTGGATCCGGATTATAAAAAAGAAAAAGGCAAAACCCGTTCTGCCAACTTCCAGATGTCTGTAAACGGTCGTTCCCTCCTCGGCGATCTTCATTTTCAGGTGAATAAAGGATTTTATTTACGCGGGCAGCAGGACCCTTCTTTTGCAGCAGGCGATTATTATGTACGCCCGGACATTAAAACGCAGATTTTTGGTGCCACGTTCCGGAAGATCCTGAACGGAGACCGGTTCTCCATAAAAGCTCCCTTTGTATACGACAGCTGGCAGCAGCGGTCTGCCGGATCCTTCCTGATCGGCGGGGAATTTATTTACGGGAATGCACAGGGCGACAGCGCATTTGTACCGGCCAACCTGTCAACCCATTTCCCGAACGCAACAGTGCGTTATATGCGTTACATCATGTTCGGACCCACCGCCGGCTATGCCCATACATTTGTGGTTAAAAAGCATCTCTTTTTTACCGGCGTGGTTTCTGTTAACGGGGACGCCGCCCAGACCTTTGAAAAAACGACCACCGGAGAAGAGCGGACACGGTGGTATTTCAGTCCGAACCTCAGCCTGAGGGGCGCCGCTGGATACAATACGGAAAAGTGGGAGCTCACCGCTTCCATTATCTCCAACCGCTTCTTTATCGGCTCTAATGAAAAAGACGCGAATTATCAGAACTATTCCGACCAGTTCCGCTTAGTGTATGTGCGCCGCATCAATGCCGGGAAAACCATTCCTGCAATCATCAACTGGGGCCGCCGTGCGATCAACAATCTGGGATTCGGATGGGTGCTGGATTAG